The Salmonella enterica subsp. houtenae serovar Houten genome has a segment encoding these proteins:
- the btuR gene encoding COB(I) alamin adenosyltransferase, whose translation MSDERYQQRQQKVKDRVDARVAQAQEERGIIIVFTGNGKGKTTAAFGTAARAVGHGKSVGAVQFIKGSWPNGERNLLEPHGVEFQVMATGFTWETQNREADTAACMAVWQHGKRMLADPLLDMVVLDELTYMVAYDYLPLEEVMSALNARPGHQTVIITGRGCHRDILDLADTVSELRPVKHAFDAGVKAQIGIDY comes from the coding sequence ATGAGTGATGAACGTTATCAGCAGCGCCAGCAGAAGGTAAAAGATCGGGTTGACGCCCGTGTCGCCCAGGCACAGGAAGAGCGCGGTATTATTATCGTGTTTACTGGCAACGGTAAGGGCAAAACCACGGCGGCTTTCGGGACTGCCGCCCGCGCCGTAGGACACGGTAAAAGCGTAGGCGCGGTGCAATTTATTAAGGGCTCCTGGCCCAACGGCGAGCGTAATCTGCTGGAGCCGCATGGCGTCGAATTTCAGGTAATGGCGACGGGATTTACCTGGGAGACGCAAAATCGCGAGGCAGACACTGCAGCATGTATGGCCGTTTGGCAGCATGGGAAACGGATGCTGGCCGATCCGCTGCTTGATATGGTGGTACTGGATGAGCTGACCTATATGGTGGCGTACGACTATTTACCGCTGGAAGAGGTCATGAGCGCGCTAAACGCGCGCCCTGGTCACCAGACGGTGATCATTACTGGTCGCGGCTGTCACCGGGATATTCTTGATCTTGCGGATACCGTCAGCGAACTGCGTCCGGTTAAAC